A window of the Bradyrhizobium ottawaense genome harbors these coding sequences:
- a CDS encoding PAS domain-containing protein, translated as MKHPSSRGFFAYWDAQRGDARAPDRSEIEPGAVRELLGDIFVLSYDNDAGYPFRVAGTRVSALLGRDLKDVGFSTLFAPGARREIEDVISYVAEEMLAAIAGITATSEDGRTAHLELLLLPFNHRAHEPVSLTGSLAPFESDLGTLRDFRLTSWRYLHRPERLVPRALRKLAIARGFMVYEGLR; from the coding sequence ATGAAACATCCATCGAGCCGCGGTTTCTTCGCCTATTGGGACGCACAACGCGGCGACGCGCGCGCGCCGGACCGCAGCGAGATCGAACCGGGCGCGGTCCGCGAACTGCTCGGCGACATCTTCGTGCTGTCCTACGACAACGACGCCGGCTATCCGTTCCGCGTCGCCGGAACGCGGGTCTCCGCCCTGCTCGGCCGTGACCTGAAAGACGTCGGCTTCTCGACGCTGTTTGCACCTGGCGCCCGCCGCGAGATCGAGGACGTCATCAGCTACGTCGCCGAGGAAATGCTGGCCGCGATCGCCGGCATCACCGCGACTTCGGAAGACGGCCGCACCGCGCATCTGGAATTGCTGTTGCTGCCGTTCAACCATCGGGCGCATGAGCCGGTCAGCCTGACCGGCTCGCTGGCGCCGTTCGAAAGCGATCTCGGCACGCTCCGCGATTTCAGGCTGACGTCATGGCGCTATCTGCACCGGCCGGAAAGGCTGGTGCCCCGCGCGCTGCGCAAGCTCGCGATCGCGCGTGGCTTCATGGTGTATGAGGGCCTGCGCTAA
- a CDS encoding antibiotic biosynthesis monooxygenase family protein, producing the protein MFIAMNRFRVTKGSEAAFEQVWMSRDSHLEKVPGFVEFHLLKGPEAEDHTLYASHTVWENRAVFEAWTKSEAFRAAHSRAGDNKPLYLDHPQFEGFEVRQTVGRGKVA; encoded by the coding sequence ATGTTTATCGCAATGAACCGTTTCCGGGTTACCAAAGGGTCTGAAGCAGCCTTCGAGCAGGTCTGGATGTCGCGCGACAGTCATCTCGAAAAAGTCCCGGGCTTCGTAGAGTTTCACCTTCTCAAAGGTCCCGAGGCCGAGGATCACACGCTTTATGCTTCTCATACCGTCTGGGAAAACCGTGCCGTGTTTGAAGCGTGGACCAAATCAGAGGCGTTCCGTGCTGCGCATAGTCGGGCAGGGGATAACAAGCCGCTGTATCTGGATCACCCCCAGTTCGAGGGCTTTGAGGTTCGCCAGACGGTGGGACGCGGCAAGGTCGCGTAA
- a CDS encoding IS30 family transposase, producing MFSAVHRWSQPVDATHIFHRGFTAAEKTELWDRWKRGESLKAIGRAFGKQSSSIYFLVAPHGGIRPAERCRSRLALTLAEREVISRGVTARRSARSIARLLGRSPSTVSREMSRNGGCDRYRAALADENAWARARRPKCCKLANSPRLRRAVAGKLRLDWSPEQIAGWLKRTHPEDECNQVSHETIYRSLFVQTRGVLKKELLSHLRSKRSMRRSQPVDPNGDRRGHIKDIVSIRQRPAAVEDRAVPGHWEGDLLSGPNNSYIATLVERHTRYVMLAKVAGKDTRTVVTALIKQAKKLPKELYKSLTWDRGKELTDHRRFTLATKIDVYFCDPQSPWQRRSNENTNGLLRQYFPKSTDLSVHSQAHLNKVARQLNERPRETLQFETPAERFNACVASTG from the coding sequence ATGTTTTCCGCTGTTCATCGGTGGTCTCAACCGGTCGACGCAACTCACATATTTCATAGAGGGTTTACTGCGGCAGAGAAAACGGAGTTATGGGATCGCTGGAAGCGCGGAGAGTCGCTAAAGGCAATCGGACGAGCTTTTGGCAAGCAGTCATCGTCGATCTATTTTTTGGTGGCGCCGCATGGTGGGATTCGTCCTGCCGAGCGGTGTCGCTCCAGGCTGGCATTGACGCTCGCAGAACGCGAGGTGATTTCCAGAGGCGTTACGGCACGTCGATCGGCCCGATCGATCGCCAGGTTGCTTGGCCGCTCACCCTCGACGGTGAGCCGGGAAATGAGCCGCAATGGCGGCTGTGATCGCTACCGTGCGGCGCTTGCGGACGAGAATGCCTGGGCGCGGGCTCGTCGTCCAAAATGTTGTAAATTGGCGAACAGTCCGCGGCTACGGCGAGCTGTGGCGGGGAAGCTCAGATTGGATTGGTCGCCCGAGCAGATAGCCGGTTGGCTGAAGAGAACCCATCCTGAAGACGAGTGTAATCAGGTGTCACACGAGACGATCTACCGCAGCTTATTTGTACAAACACGTGGCGTGCTCAAGAAAGAGCTGCTTAGTCATCTTCGATCGAAGCGCTCAATGCGTCGCTCCCAGCCGGTTGATCCGAACGGCGACAGACGGGGGCATATCAAGGATATCGTCTCAATCCGTCAGCGACCGGCGGCGGTTGAAGATCGAGCGGTGCCTGGCCATTGGGAAGGCGATCTCCTGTCCGGGCCGAACAACAGCTACATCGCGACCTTGGTCGAGCGTCATACGCGTTACGTGATGTTGGCCAAGGTGGCCGGTAAGGACACCCGAACGGTCGTCACCGCACTCATCAAGCAGGCGAAGAAGCTACCAAAGGAGCTGTATAAGTCCCTGACCTGGGACCGGGGAAAGGAACTGACGGATCATCGCCGCTTTACGTTGGCGACCAAAATCGACGTCTATTTTTGCGACCCGCAAAGCCCGTGGCAGCGCAGGTCGAACGAGAACACCAATGGCCTGCTGAGACAGTATTTTCCGAAGAGCACCGACTTGTCGGTACATTCGCAAGCCCATCTGAACAAAGTGGCTCGTCAGCTCAACGAACGACCACGTGAGACCTTGCAATTTGAAACCCCAGCAGAGAGATTTAACGCCTGTGTTGCGTCGACCGGTTGA
- a CDS encoding CPBP family intramembrane glutamic endopeptidase, translating to MNSGKHVLVLSFSGFDPTRTLPRIQLTGHVAVTVSAALRKMMTLRSIPAPLWMAAALFPMVVSQIVRLQQSDPAAWIFWDYAGRLGTLAILGVIPAARAIAFRIEPFRMPQWEASIWIVGIVLADHYVGGWIRRTMNAALPSTVLGTYPETHGWLHFFDIVFGLALVALSEEIIFRRCARHLFQNYLEDGYALVCVTSLLFGAYHWWTGVGNIGEVVLIGWLLMLLYRRSGALWPAVLAHYLTDIVDFAF from the coding sequence ATGAACAGCGGAAAACATGTGCTCGTATTGAGCTTTTCCGGTTTTGACCCGACTCGGACATTGCCCCGCATTCAATTAACCGGCCACGTTGCAGTAACTGTATCGGCCGCGCTAAGAAAGATGATGACGCTTCGCTCTATTCCTGCGCCTCTCTGGATGGCCGCTGCCCTTTTCCCGATGGTGGTGTCGCAAATTGTGCGACTGCAACAATCCGATCCAGCAGCATGGATTTTTTGGGATTACGCTGGCCGCCTCGGAACTTTGGCAATTCTGGGCGTCATTCCTGCTGCGCGAGCAATAGCCTTCCGAATTGAACCATTCAGAATGCCGCAGTGGGAAGCATCCATCTGGATCGTCGGCATCGTCCTCGCCGACCACTATGTGGGTGGTTGGATCCGACGCACCATGAATGCAGCGCTGCCCTCAACAGTGCTCGGGACATATCCTGAAACGCATGGTTGGCTACACTTCTTCGATATTGTTTTTGGTCTTGCGCTAGTTGCCTTAAGTGAGGAGATCATATTCCGTCGCTGTGCGCGTCATCTGTTCCAAAATTATTTGGAGGACGGCTATGCGTTGGTTTGCGTCACATCTCTGCTGTTTGGGGCCTATCACTGGTGGACAGGTGTCGGGAATATCGGCGAGGTCGTGTTGATAGGGTGGTTGTTGATGCTGTTGTACCGCCGATCCGGGGCGCTTTGGCCGGCGGTTCTTGCGCACTACCTGACCGATATCGTGGACTTCGCCTTTTAA
- a CDS encoding GIY-YIG nuclease family protein: MNGPFFVYILASQRNGTLYVGVTNNLARRMSEHKAKLVRGFTKKYGVDLLVHFEAFDSILEARAREHSLKRWRRAWKIKLIEESNPGWSDLTSQLNS; encoded by the coding sequence ATGAACGGACCGTTCTTCGTCTATATCCTTGCGAGCCAAAGAAACGGAACGCTCTACGTCGGCGTCACCAACAATCTGGCGCGCCGGATGTCAGAACATAAAGCGAAGCTCGTTCGCGGCTTCACCAAAAAATATGGGGTCGACCTGCTGGTCCATTTTGAGGCGTTCGATTCCATTCTTGAGGCCCGCGCGCGAGAACATTCTCTCAAGCGGTGGCGGCGGGCCTGGAAGATCAAATTGATTGAAGAATCCAATCCCGGTTGGAGCGACCTGACGAGCCAACTCAATTCTTGA
- a CDS encoding rhomboid family intramembrane serine protease, which translates to MDSPPESHLELPPEPPREPILTLPGALTAYVALIALIHLRVLLPPEAENWTIDVFGFIPKRYDSTLLDITFPGGAGAKVWTFVTYSLLHANLSHIGFNVLWLLPFGSALARRFGAVRFFVFMTVTAAAGAVAHLLTHEHAIAPMIGASASVSGTMAAAIRFAFVQGSFLSFSRGDAEAAARVPALSLADALRNKRVLGFLGVWFGVNIIFGVGSIAIGADGASVAWQAHIGGFLAGLMLFSLFDPVPRAAPHAADASSPDGSGRI; encoded by the coding sequence TTGGACTCCCCGCCCGAATCCCACCTGGAACTGCCGCCGGAACCCCCGCGCGAGCCGATCCTGACGCTGCCGGGTGCGCTGACGGCCTATGTTGCGCTGATCGCGCTCATTCATTTGCGGGTGCTGCTGCCGCCGGAGGCAGAAAACTGGACCATCGACGTCTTCGGCTTCATCCCGAAGCGCTACGATTCCACGCTGCTCGACATCACCTTTCCGGGCGGCGCCGGCGCCAAGGTCTGGACCTTCGTCACCTATTCGCTGCTGCACGCCAATCTCAGCCATATCGGCTTCAACGTGCTGTGGCTGCTGCCGTTCGGCAGCGCGCTGGCGCGCCGGTTCGGCGCCGTCAGGTTCTTCGTGTTCATGACGGTGACGGCGGCGGCCGGCGCGGTGGCGCATCTGCTCACCCATGAGCACGCGATCGCGCCGATGATCGGCGCCTCGGCATCGGTTTCCGGCACCATGGCGGCGGCGATCCGGTTTGCCTTCGTGCAGGGCAGCTTCCTGTCGTTCAGCCGGGGCGATGCGGAAGCCGCCGCCAGGGTTCCGGCGTTGTCGCTGGCCGATGCGCTGCGCAACAAGCGCGTGCTCGGATTTCTCGGCGTCTGGTTCGGCGTCAACATCATCTTTGGGGTCGGCTCGATTGCGATCGGCGCCGACGGCGCCAGCGTCGCTTGGCAGGCACATATCGGCGGATTTCTTGCCGGCCTGATGCTGTTCTCGCTGTTCGACCCCGTGCCGCGGGCGGCGCCGCATGCTGCGGATGCGTCCTCGCCGGATGGATCAGGCCGCATCTGA
- a CDS encoding CBS domain-containing protein yields MTVRAILDTKGHQILTVEPDAKLSAAVKLLGERKIGAVLVMSEGRLEGILSERDIVRVLGERGARVLDEPVTSSMTRKVVSCRQSDTVSGIMEMMTLGKFRHLPVVEDGKVVGLISIGDIVKWRVKEYETEQEALRDYIKTA; encoded by the coding sequence ATGACGGTACGAGCAATTCTCGACACCAAGGGCCATCAGATCCTGACCGTGGAGCCGGACGCCAAGCTGTCGGCGGCGGTCAAGCTGCTGGGCGAACGCAAGATCGGCGCCGTGCTGGTGATGAGCGAAGGGCGCCTGGAGGGTATCCTGTCGGAGCGCGACATCGTGCGCGTGCTCGGTGAGCGCGGCGCCAGGGTGCTCGATGAGCCCGTCACCAGCAGCATGACGCGCAAGGTCGTCAGTTGCAGACAGTCCGACACCGTGAGCGGCATCATGGAAATGATGACGCTCGGCAAGTTCAGGCATCTGCCCGTGGTCGAAGACGGCAAGGTGGTCGGCCTGATCTCGATCGGCGACATCGTCAAATGGCGTGTCAAGGAATACGAGACCGAGCAGGAAGCGCTGCGCGACTACATCAAGACGGCCTAG
- a CDS encoding patatin-like phospholipase family protein, with protein MLDNWMGRGQKGSDSRDKVGLGTVRRPVIGLALGGGAARGFAHIGIIKTLAAHGIVPNVVVGTSMGGVVGGAYAAGHLDKLEEWARSLQPRNILSYLDIRLNGSGLLSGAKLAAEIESTLGRSLIEDLPVKFATVATEVRTGHEIWLTHGRMVDAMRASYAMPGLFSPVLIGDRWLVDGALVNPVPVSAARALGAEIVIAANLSSDVFTHSTTIYSHGSSADPSVSVAAETAPEPPKRGLGKFFSAERTMKREFFGGDGRPGISTVMVDAFNIMQDRITRARLAGDPPDLLISPRVGQIGFFDFHRAGDLIAHGARAAERAIDSIQEAIHILAPAAETGPSADKATGQE; from the coding sequence GTGTTGGATAATTGGATGGGGCGCGGCCAAAAAGGCTCCGACAGCCGCGACAAGGTGGGGCTTGGCACGGTCCGGCGGCCGGTGATTGGGCTGGCGCTGGGCGGCGGCGCCGCCCGCGGCTTCGCCCATATCGGCATCATCAAGACGCTGGCCGCGCATGGCATCGTTCCCAATGTCGTGGTGGGGACCTCGATGGGCGGGGTGGTCGGCGGGGCCTACGCGGCGGGACATCTCGACAAACTGGAGGAATGGGCCCGCAGCCTGCAGCCGCGAAATATCCTCTCCTACCTCGACATCCGCCTCAACGGCTCCGGCCTGCTCAGCGGCGCCAAACTCGCCGCCGAGATCGAAAGCACGCTGGGCCGCAGCCTGATCGAGGATCTGCCGGTGAAGTTCGCGACCGTCGCCACCGAGGTTCGCACCGGCCACGAGATCTGGCTGACTCACGGCCGCATGGTCGACGCCATGCGCGCCTCCTACGCCATGCCTGGATTATTTTCGCCGGTCCTGATCGGCGATCGCTGGCTGGTCGACGGCGCGCTGGTCAATCCGGTGCCGGTATCGGCGGCGCGCGCGCTCGGCGCGGAGATCGTGATCGCCGCCAATCTCTCCAGCGACGTCTTTACCCATTCCACGACGATCTATTCGCATGGATCCTCGGCCGACCCCTCGGTATCGGTCGCAGCAGAGACTGCGCCGGAGCCGCCGAAACGGGGACTCGGCAAATTCTTCTCCGCCGAGCGCACCATGAAACGCGAATTCTTCGGCGGCGACGGACGGCCCGGCATCTCCACCGTCATGGTCGACGCCTTCAACATCATGCAGGACCGCATCACCCGTGCGCGACTGGCCGGCGATCCGCCGGATCTGTTGATCTCGCCCCGCGTCGGACAGATCGGTTTTTTCGATTTTCACCGCGCCGGCGACCTGATCGCCCATGGCGCGCGCGCGGCCGAACGCGCGATCGACTCGATCCAGGAGGCCATCCACATTCTGGCACCCGCGGCGGAGACGGGCCCTTCCGCCGACAAGGCAACGGGCCAGGAATAG
- a CDS encoding putative bifunctional diguanylate cyclase/phosphodiesterase, with translation MVVAEKSSGTEKFNNDVFGDVPVLQRKWKAALRPGEALPRYEDVMLGSLGRLADHIALLRDSHGALAVSHTGRYIQQWLNDERWDIPLTALPPDCATALGEAASNALANSRPYLASAHCVRDGLVRTYDVLALPTSSRWGGTLIGTYVNERDSQYNLLDTIFSATDDGVLSLAAIRDAGGQPSDFQIVHLNQGAARLLQQPSTALLWHRLSAGGNLLCAPEVIQRLRDIIRDGNGGQIEIDRADRCLRLGVTAFGDMLSLTLSDVTALKRSEVSFRLLFDNNPMPMWVFDAETTQFVGVNDAAVQHYGYSRETFLGMQLRQIWPEDEWAPHSQALQQVGEVYNSSRDWRHLKADGSEIHVLTFGRRVAFDGRDGYLVAVVDITERRKAEARIAHMAHHDGLTNLPNRDYYQDRLREALDRGKPGSRRVAVMCVDLDLFKNVNDCFGHPIGDRLLKAVAERLRSEVRGDNLVARLGGDEFAIVLASEVSPNEVSDFADRLIAVLSERYDIDGLEVVVGASIGIALSPGDGATSEELMRNADMALYRAKSDGGGVHRFFEREMDRQAQKRRDMERDLRRAFANGEFELHYQPLVDIAANRISGFESLLRWRNPDKGMISPAEFIPVAEDIGLIVQLGEWVLREACTEAMNWPKDVKVAVNLSPVQFRSRNLVQVVISALAHSGLSPRRLELEITESVFLAETEANLAILHQLRELGVSISMDDFGTGYSSLSYLRSFPFDKIKIDRSFVKDLAERDDCVAIVRAISGLGRSLNITTTAEGVETTDQLDWLRAEGCNEVQGFLFSAARPAAEIAALLAGFGSRATKAA, from the coding sequence ATGGTGGTGGCGGAGAAGTCGTCAGGGACTGAGAAATTCAACAACGATGTGTTTGGCGATGTTCCGGTCCTGCAACGCAAATGGAAGGCGGCGTTGCGTCCGGGCGAAGCATTGCCCCGCTATGAAGACGTCATGCTCGGCAGTCTGGGCCGGCTCGCGGATCACATCGCTCTGCTCAGGGACAGCCATGGCGCGCTCGCCGTCTCGCACACCGGCCGCTATATCCAGCAATGGCTCAACGACGAGCGCTGGGATATTCCGCTGACGGCGCTGCCGCCGGATTGTGCGACCGCACTCGGCGAAGCGGCATCGAACGCGCTTGCCAACAGCCGTCCCTATCTGGCGTCGGCGCATTGCGTGCGCGACGGGCTGGTGCGGACCTACGACGTGCTGGCGCTGCCGACGTCGTCGCGCTGGGGCGGCACGCTGATCGGCACCTATGTGAACGAGCGCGATAGCCAGTACAATCTGCTCGATACGATCTTCTCCGCCACCGACGACGGCGTGCTGTCGCTGGCGGCGATCCGAGATGCCGGCGGGCAGCCGTCCGATTTCCAGATCGTCCATCTCAACCAGGGCGCAGCCCGGCTGCTGCAGCAGCCATCGACCGCGCTGCTCTGGCACCGGCTAAGCGCGGGTGGAAACCTGTTGTGCGCGCCGGAGGTGATCCAGCGCTTGCGCGACATCATCCGCGACGGCAATGGCGGCCAGATCGAAATCGACCGTGCGGATCGTTGTCTGCGGTTGGGCGTGACGGCATTCGGGGACATGCTGTCGCTGACGTTATCGGATGTCACGGCGCTGAAACGAAGCGAAGTCTCGTTCCGCCTCCTGTTCGACAACAATCCGATGCCAATGTGGGTATTCGATGCCGAGACCACGCAGTTCGTGGGTGTCAACGACGCCGCCGTGCAGCATTACGGCTACAGCCGGGAAACCTTTCTCGGCATGCAACTTCGCCAGATCTGGCCGGAGGACGAATGGGCGCCCCATAGCCAGGCGTTGCAGCAGGTCGGCGAAGTCTACAATTCGAGCCGCGACTGGCGCCATCTCAAGGCCGATGGCAGCGAGATCCATGTGCTGACATTCGGGCGGCGGGTCGCCTTCGACGGCCGCGACGGTTATCTGGTGGCCGTGGTCGATATCACCGAGCGCCGCAAGGCAGAGGCCCGCATCGCCCATATGGCCCACCATGACGGCCTGACCAATCTGCCGAACCGGGACTATTATCAGGACCGGCTTCGCGAGGCGCTGGACCGCGGCAAGCCGGGCAGCCGGCGCGTCGCGGTGATGTGCGTCGATCTCGACCTGTTCAAGAACGTCAACGATTGCTTCGGTCATCCCATCGGCGACCGCCTGCTGAAGGCGGTGGCCGAGCGGCTGAGATCCGAGGTGCGCGGTGACAATCTCGTCGCCCGGCTGGGTGGCGACGAATTCGCCATCGTCTTGGCCTCTGAAGTCTCGCCGAACGAAGTCAGTGATTTTGCCGACCGGCTGATCGCGGTGCTGAGCGAACGCTATGACATCGACGGCCTCGAGGTCGTCGTCGGTGCCAGCATCGGCATTGCGCTTTCGCCTGGCGACGGCGCCACGAGCGAAGAACTGATGCGCAACGCCGACATGGCGCTCTATCGCGCAAAGTCGGACGGCGGCGGCGTTCACCGTTTCTTCGAGCGCGAGATGGATCGGCAGGCGCAGAAGCGCCGCGACATGGAACGCGACCTGCGCCGGGCCTTCGCCAACGGCGAGTTCGAACTGCATTATCAGCCGCTGGTGGATATCGCCGCCAACCGGATCAGCGGGTTTGAATCGCTGTTGCGCTGGCGCAATCCCGACAAGGGCATGATCTCGCCGGCCGAGTTCATTCCGGTTGCCGAAGATATCGGATTGATCGTTCAACTCGGCGAATGGGTGCTGCGGGAAGCCTGTACGGAGGCGATGAACTGGCCCAAGGACGTCAAGGTCGCGGTCAATCTGTCGCCGGTCCAGTTCCGCAGCCGCAATCTGGTTCAGGTGGTGATCTCGGCGCTGGCGCATTCCGGATTGTCGCCGCGGCGGCTCGAGCTTGAAATCACCGAGTCGGTTTTTCTTGCCGAGACCGAAGCCAATCTGGCGATCCTGCATCAGCTTCGCGAACTCGGCGTCAGCATATCGATGGACGATTTCGGCACCGGCTATTCCAGCCTGAGCTATCTCAGAAGTTTTCCGTTCGACAAGATCAAGATCGACCGCTCGTTCGTGAAGGACCTGGCCGAGCGCGACGATTGCGTCGCGATCGTGCGCGCGATCTCCGGCCTCGGCCGCAGCCTCAACATCACCACGACCGCCGAAGGCGTCGAGACCACCGACCAGCTCGACTGGCTACGTGCCGAAGGCTGCAATGAGGTGCAGGGCTTTCTGTTCAGCGCGGCAAGGCCGGCCGCCGAAATCGCGGCGCTGTTGGCAGGCTTCGGCTCGCGCGCCACGAAGGCGGCGTGA
- a CDS encoding nitroreductase family protein, which translates to MPDALELLKIRRSVKPREMSGPGPSPEELDTILTIGARVPDHGKMTPWRFIVFEGDARVRAGEIIAQVFAQKNPGAPPADIEMEKRRLMDAPLVIAVVSFTRPHPKVPAWEQELSAGASAMNIVTAATALGYGANWLTGWFAFDRDVLDGFGLKPDEKLAGFIHIGTPSKAAEDRPRPALSDIVTRF; encoded by the coding sequence GTGCCTGACGCTCTTGAACTTCTGAAAATCCGCCGTTCGGTAAAGCCCCGCGAAATGAGCGGCCCAGGCCCCTCGCCTGAAGAACTCGACACCATCCTGACCATCGGCGCGCGGGTACCGGATCACGGCAAGATGACGCCCTGGCGCTTTATCGTGTTCGAGGGCGACGCCCGCGTCCGCGCCGGTGAGATTATTGCGCAGGTCTTCGCCCAGAAGAACCCGGGTGCGCCGCCCGCCGACATCGAGATGGAAAAGCGCCGGTTGATGGATGCGCCGCTGGTGATCGCGGTGGTGAGCTTTACCCGACCGCACCCGAAGGTACCGGCGTGGGAACAGGAACTATCCGCCGGCGCCAGTGCGATGAACATCGTCACCGCGGCGACCGCACTCGGCTACGGTGCCAACTGGCTCACCGGCTGGTTCGCCTTCGATCGCGACGTGCTCGACGGCTTTGGGCTGAAGCCGGACGAAAAGCTCGCCGGCTTCATCCATATCGGCACGCCGTCGAAGGCCGCCGAGGATCGCCCTCGCCCGGCGCTGTCGGACATCGTGACGCGGTTCTGA
- a CDS encoding type II toxin-antitoxin system HigB family toxin, which produces MRVIALSTIKAFLKRGEGVADANEPVMAWFRQVRQADWTKPADVKRDIRSASILKDGRVVFNIAGNKYRIVVWINYPYRVVYIRFIGTHRQYDVIDAQTI; this is translated from the coding sequence GTGAGGGTGATAGCGCTTAGCACGATCAAGGCCTTTCTCAAGCGTGGCGAAGGCGTGGCCGACGCCAACGAACCCGTTATGGCCTGGTTTCGGCAGGTAAGGCAGGCGGATTGGACAAAACCTGCAGACGTAAAGCGAGATATTCGCAGCGCCAGTATTCTCAAAGACGGTCGCGTGGTCTTCAATATCGCTGGCAACAAATATCGCATTGTGGTGTGGATCAATTATCCCTATCGCGTGGTCTACATCAGGTTTATCGGCACCCATCGGCAGTATGACGTCATCGACGCGCAGACTATTTGA
- a CDS encoding helix-turn-helix domain-containing protein has translation MDIAPIKSHRDYRRVLKEIEGLMSARRNSPEGDRLDVLVTLVEAWERKHYPLDLPDPVEAIRYHMEQSGLQPKDLIPFIGSRNRVHEVLNRRRELTLNMIRRLHQGLGIPAESLIKIGQTKAA, from the coding sequence ATGGATATCGCACCGATCAAGTCCCACCGCGACTATCGCCGCGTTCTCAAGGAGATCGAGGGGTTGATGAGTGCCCGGCGCAATTCACCCGAAGGGGACCGGCTCGACGTCTTGGTAACACTGGTGGAAGCGTGGGAGCGAAAACATTACCCGCTTGATCTGCCGGACCCGGTCGAGGCGATCCGCTATCACATGGAACAGAGCGGGCTACAGCCGAAAGATCTCATCCCGTTTATCGGCAGTCGAAATCGTGTACATGAAGTGCTCAATCGTCGGCGCGAGCTAACGCTCAATATGATCAGACGACTTCATCAGGGATTAGGTATTCCTGCTGAGTCCCTGATCAAAATCGGACAGACCAAGGCTGCTTAG